One segment of Pseudobythopirellula maris DNA contains the following:
- a CDS encoding serine/threonine-protein kinase yields the protein MTSPSRPYVDHSLSGSLAGAQQEELAEALEQYVAALERGEQPAMDDIAAAHPALAEVLPEYLEGVRQIHEAMAAHADDSSALTSHGGNSLSGPSLIDNNGGDSSASASEPAKKRRRQIGDYELLREVGRGGMGVVHEALQLSLNRRVAVKVLPFSAVLDERQISRFRTEAQAAAGLHHTNIVPVFAVGQERGVYFYAMQFIEGMSLGQAIEELRADRLDKDAASPRPTAAPKDGSTIDFRAGLASTLGDARETQRFRTVAELGVQAAEALEHAHRYGVVHRDVKPTNLLLDRAGKLWVTDFGLARVQSELSVTLPGDVIGTLRYMSPEQARGRGDLVDGRTDVYALGATLYELLTLCPAHAFDDTAAGARALAERIGSSPPVAPRRLNQAIPIDLETIILKAMETSRDDRYTTAQALADDLRRFLDGKPTVARRPGLVERSAKWLARRRGVAAAAAAALFVTAAVSAASAVWVGAHARRTADALAQSEANLARAETHYRQARLVVDHFGADLADRLAEIPGAERLHQRLLGDTLGYYQAFLETEGPDGALRDDLATTHYKSGAVAERLGDPAAARDCYQQAVEAWRGALPLTSDLVASDAALQAAQTKSDNSSNDLLGLMALGNLARIEGNLGDHDTSGRRFGAAISLGRRLLREEPDSVARMSLMAETLANHGVMLTRSGRNTDGAKRLREAIGLLERVAALEPERAEHARDLAVAENNLSDALRRSSPQEALEASERAATTLQRLCERWPGDSTYRGDLAMSLNNLAALHGAAGDWPAAARGYGRAAQTLQALVRENPLLPRSRRELAIALGNLALASSQAGDEQASDAAFEAANETLAGLTADFPKTPTYRDAQAALWNNRGVALRSAGRLDAAVEAFAEAVTTLEENSAPGPPGPNRLAMLGKQYRNYAETLDLAGRREELSAVESKIAALGADADDATVLQGETPEKEL from the coding sequence GTGACCTCCCCCTCGCGGCCCTACGTCGATCACTCGCTCAGCGGTTCACTCGCCGGCGCCCAGCAAGAGGAACTGGCCGAGGCGCTGGAGCAGTATGTCGCCGCGCTGGAGCGTGGCGAGCAGCCCGCGATGGACGACATCGCGGCGGCCCACCCCGCTCTGGCCGAGGTGCTGCCGGAGTACCTTGAGGGGGTGCGGCAGATCCACGAGGCGATGGCGGCGCACGCCGACGATTCGAGTGCGCTGACTTCGCACGGCGGCAACTCGCTCAGCGGGCCTTCGCTCATCGATAACAACGGGGGGGATTCGTCGGCGTCGGCATCGGAGCCGGCCAAGAAGAGGCGCCGCCAGATCGGCGACTACGAGCTGCTCCGCGAGGTGGGACGCGGCGGCATGGGCGTGGTGCACGAGGCGCTGCAACTCTCGCTCAACCGTCGGGTCGCGGTGAAAGTGCTGCCGTTCTCGGCGGTGCTCGACGAGCGACAGATCTCGCGTTTCCGCACCGAGGCGCAGGCCGCCGCCGGGCTGCACCACACGAACATCGTGCCGGTGTTCGCCGTCGGCCAGGAGCGGGGCGTCTACTTCTACGCGATGCAGTTCATTGAGGGCATGTCGCTCGGCCAGGCGATCGAGGAGCTGCGCGCCGACCGACTGGACAAGGATGCGGCGTCGCCTCGCCCGACCGCGGCGCCGAAAGACGGCTCGACGATCGACTTCCGCGCGGGCCTCGCCTCGACGCTGGGCGACGCCCGCGAGACGCAACGCTTCCGCACGGTCGCCGAGTTGGGTGTGCAGGCTGCCGAGGCCCTTGAGCACGCCCATCGCTACGGCGTGGTGCACCGCGACGTGAAGCCGACCAACCTGTTGCTCGACCGCGCCGGCAAGCTGTGGGTCACCGACTTCGGCCTGGCGCGTGTGCAGTCGGAGCTGAGCGTCACGCTGCCGGGCGACGTGATCGGCACGCTCCGCTACATGAGCCCCGAGCAGGCCCGCGGCCGCGGCGACTTGGTCGACGGGCGCACCGACGTTTACGCCTTGGGCGCGACGCTCTACGAGTTGCTCACGCTGTGCCCCGCGCACGCGTTCGACGACACCGCGGCCGGCGCTCGGGCCTTGGCCGAGCGGATCGGCTCTTCGCCCCCCGTGGCGCCGAGGCGGCTGAACCAGGCGATCCCGATCGACCTGGAGACGATCATCCTCAAGGCGATGGAGACGTCGCGCGACGACCGCTACACCACGGCACAAGCGCTCGCCGACGACCTGCGACGGTTCCTCGACGGCAAGCCGACGGTCGCCCGCCGGCCCGGTCTCGTGGAGCGCAGCGCGAAGTGGTTGGCGCGTCGCCGTGGCGTGGCGGCCGCCGCGGCCGCCGCGCTGTTTGTCACCGCCGCCGTGTCGGCCGCCAGCGCGGTGTGGGTCGGCGCCCACGCCCGCCGCACGGCCGACGCTCTCGCCCAGTCCGAGGCCAACCTCGCCCGCGCCGAAACCCACTACCGGCAAGCGCGGCTGGTGGTCGATCACTTCGGCGCCGATCTGGCGGACCGGCTGGCCGAGATCCCCGGCGCCGAGCGGCTGCACCAGCGGCTCTTGGGCGACACGCTCGGCTACTACCAGGCGTTTCTCGAGACCGAGGGCCCCGACGGCGCGCTCCGCGACGACCTGGCGACGACACACTACAAGTCGGGCGCCGTGGCCGAACGGCTCGGCGACCCCGCGGCGGCGCGGGACTGCTACCAGCAAGCGGTCGAAGCGTGGCGTGGCGCTCTACCACTTACTTCCGACCTAGTGGCCAGCGACGCGGCGTTGCAAGCTGCTCAAACGAAGAGCGACAATTCCTCTAACGATCTGTTGGGGCTGATGGCGCTGGGCAATCTCGCTCGGATCGAAGGGAACCTCGGCGACCACGACACGAGTGGGCGCCGATTTGGCGCGGCGATTTCGCTGGGGCGCCGGCTGCTCAGGGAAGAGCCCGACAGCGTCGCGCGCATGAGCCTGATGGCCGAAACGCTCGCCAACCACGGGGTGATGCTGACGCGGTCGGGTCGCAACACGGACGGCGCCAAGCGGCTGCGTGAGGCGATCGGCCTGCTGGAACGCGTGGCGGCCCTCGAGCCCGAGCGGGCCGAGCACGCCCGCGACTTGGCGGTCGCCGAGAACAATCTGAGCGACGCCCTGCGACGCTCGTCGCCCCAGGAAGCGCTCGAAGCGAGCGAGCGGGCGGCGACAACGCTCCAGCGTCTCTGCGAGCGTTGGCCGGGCGACTCGACTTACCGCGGCGACTTGGCGATGAGCCTCAACAACCTCGCCGCCTTGCACGGGGCGGCCGGCGACTGGCCCGCCGCGGCTCGAGGCTACGGCCGCGCTGCGCAAACGCTGCAGGCTTTGGTGCGGGAGAACCCGCTGCTGCCGCGCAGCCGGCGTGAGCTGGCGATCGCCCTGGGCAACCTGGCGCTCGCCTCCTCACAAGCGGGCGACGAGCAAGCGAGCGACGCGGCTTTTGAGGCGGCGAATGAAACACTGGCCGGCCTGACGGCCGACTTCCCAAAGACGCCGACCTACCGCGACGCCCAAGCCGCGCTGTGGAACAACCGCGGGGTGGCGCTCCGTTCGGCGGGTCGCCTCGACGCGGCGGTCGAGGCCTTCGCCGAGGCGGTCACCACGCTCGAAGAGAACAGCGCCCCGGGGCCTCCGGGCCCCAATCGTCTGGCGATGCTCGGCAAGCAGTACCGCAACTACGCCGAGACGCTCGACCTGGCGGGACGCCGCGAGGAGCTCTCGGCCGTCGAGAGCAAGATCGCCGCCCTCGGCGCCGATGCGGACGACGCAACAGTTCTGCAAGGCGAAACGCCTGAGAAGGAACTCTAG